The DNA sequence TTGATAACTCTTCATGAACTTGAAGGATGGCCGATTCGTGAACTGGCGGAATTAAACGGTAAATCGGAAGGAGCCATAAAAGCGAAATTATTTCGGGCAAGAAATAAAATGAAAAATGCGCTTATGAATGCCGAAAAAAAAACAGCTCGAAAGAGCATGAACCTGAGCGCGACGGATAAGCCCGAATTGGCGGCCTTAAAACCTGATTAAACCCTGGATTTAAGTTATGAAAAACAAAAAGAACAAAAAGAATAAAAAGGATATTGAGCGAGCGGAAAAAGGATTACAAAATATCCTATCCGCGGCCGGTCGCGACGATAATGATAAAGTCATTCCGCTTTCGGGTATGAAATCCAAAATTGAAGCCAAAACAAATATTGACAGCGTCGCGACATCCGACCAAAAAATGAGGTCAGGTTTTAATTTTCGAGCCTTCATTCGAAAGCCCGCATATTCAATAACCCTGGCCGCATTGACAATTATTATAATAATCTCCGCGGTCATACCGCTAAAATATAAGAAGACAATCGGCTATGAGGTTGCCTTTTCCGGAGTGAACAAAGATTTGTACGACGACGATAATGTATTCTGCGATCTGTTGCAATATCTCGGGCTAAATGACGCCGATATAGATTTTCAGGGCTGTCAAGCCTCCTGCAGTCTGGTGGTCATCGATTTGAAAACCGAGGAAGAGGCGATGATGGTGGTATCCGCGTTCACGCAGATAGATACGGATAAAATAACGCCTCAGGTCATAACGATTCAAACAAATGAAATGAAAACCTTATTGGATCAGGCCAATGAAAAGTTTTTAAACTAACTGTGTAAATCATAAGCCGGCGCCGGCTTTTACCGCGACCAAAAGCATGCATGGTCGCACATATATCTGGTTAGAATAAAATAAAAAAGGAGAATGAATTATGTTTAGACATGTACTTATCGGCGCCGCCATACTGATATTATTTGGCGCTATCAATGTTGCCGCGGGTCCCAAATTAACAATCTCAGAAAATGAGTTTGACTTTGGGTATGCGCCGCAAAAGGCGAAACTATCCCATACCTTTTGGGTGAAATCAACGGGCGATGAAGTCCTGAAGATATCCAAAGTTATCCCCGGATGCGGTTGCACTAAAGCTCCTATGGATAAGAAAATTATCGCTCCGGGCGATAGCGCCAGGCTCGAAATTATCTTCAGTACTCGAAATTATAAAGGAGCCATCCAAAAAAGCCCGCGAATTGAGTCCAATACTTTGAAAGGGAAGACTTTTGTCAATATCCGCACCAATATAGTACAGGGCGAGCAATCGACAAAGACGATTGTTTTTTCACCCCCTATACTTAATCTGACAAAAGATAAATTGAGTGAAAACAATGAGATCTCATTTGATATTTCAAATGTTAACGCCAAAGATCTTCAATTGAAACTAATTGACTGGCCGGGTGAATTATTTGAGGTATCAATTCCGGAAAATATTCCCGCCGGGGAAACAATCAAAGCGACGATTACTCTAGATAAAGATATATTGGGTGAGTCTTTTGAGAAATCCTTGACCTTTGAAATCAATAATGATACTTCGGATCGTTTTACATTACCGATTAGAAAGCAAGTCTTTCTTGTGACCAGTCAAAATTGACGAAATATTTCATAGATTTCACCATAATCTAAGGCGGAAGAGTTGCTTCCGCCTTTTTGAATAAAATTAGATTGCACTAAAATTCAGGGTTAAATTTTCTGAAATTTAAACCATTTTTGACGATTTTAGTATAAAGAACAAAGCAATATCCAAACGGTAAAATTACCGCATTTATGTGGCGTCGCCCGAACAACCGATTATATTGGGCCGCAAGGAGAACCGAGATATGTACAAGATAGCGACTCTGACAGGATTAATCTTTTTGATAATTGCCGCCGTTTCGGTATCGGCCGAGCCTGATATGAAAATCAATGGCGAGACCTTTGATTATGGCTATGTTCCCCAGCGGGCCAAAGTAGTCCATGCTTTTTGGTTGAAATCGGTAGGTGATACCACGCTATATATAAAAACCGTCAAACCGGCCTGCGGATGCACCAAAGCTCCTCTCGAAAAAAATCTAATTGAACCGGGCGATAGTTCCAAACTCGAAATAACTTTCAGCACCCGTAAATATACAGGATCGGTCAAAAAATCAATAAAAATAACGACCAATGCCAGCGACTCGGCGCAGAATATATATGTCGCGGCCAATGTCTTTACCGATCCGAGCGAATTGGCGCCTCTGACTGTTGAACCTTATACAGTCGAGATTACCGCTGAAACGGTTGACGCCAATGATGCCGTCTTATTTTCAATAACGAATAATTCAAATGCCGATGTTCGACTGAAACCTATAGAATGGGCGAAGCATTTGTTTGATATTGATATTCCCGAAGTTATCAAAGCCGGAGAAACCAAACAGGGCAAAGTCATCCTATTTGCCGAATCTTATATGAAATCATTCTCCAAATCGATAACGATTGAACTTGACGACGAGAACAAAATCCGGTATTCGCTGCCGGTGTTGAAGCAGACATTTTTTAAGAAGAAGACACAATAAGAAATTAAGCGGAAATTGGCCGGGAATCGCATCCCGGCTTTTTTTATCCTATCCGCTCTACTTGATTTCCCCATCTCGACTTTGTATATATAGGTTTATCATTTTTAACGATTAACCTTGAATGAATATTTTTTGGGTGATAAGGCAATAATATGAACACAATTCTTATAACCGGGGCGCTGGGGCAGATCGGGTCGGAATTGACCGCGGCACTACGAAATAAATGCGGCGAAAACAGTGTTATCGCAACCGATATTAGGATGCCTTCGGATTTGAAACTGCGTCATTCGGGGCCGTTTGAAATTCTCGATGTTACCGACGAGCATCATATTACGCGCGTTATGCAGCAGTATAAGGTTGACACGATATATCACCTCGCGGCGATTTTGTCAGCAATCGGGGAAACCCGGCCGGGGATCGCCTGGCAGATTAATATGGGCGGGCTGTATAATATGCTCGAAGCGGCTCGGCAATATCGCTGTAAGATGTTTTTCCCCAGTTCAATCGGAGCTTTCGGGCCGTCAACGCCGAAGAAAAACACACCTCAGATGCCGATTATGCGTCCGGAAACAATGTACGGAATCACTAAAGTTTCGGGCGAGCTATTGTGCGATTATTATTTTCGGCGTTTTGGAGTCGATACGCGCAGCCTGAGGTTCCCCGGATTAATATCGTATGAAACCGAACCGGGGGGAGGGACGACCGATTACGCCGTCGAAATATTTTTTGACGCCATCAAGCATAAAAAATATACCTGTTACCTGCGGGGCGACTGCTCGCTGGATATGATGTATATGCCCGACGCCATAAAATCTCTTATAGAACTTATGGAAGCCGATGGCGAGAAACTAATACATAGAAACGCCTACAATATTACCGCCATGAGCCTGACTCCCGATATGCTGGCCGATGAAATTCGCAAGCATATACCGGAATTTGAAATTGAGTACGAGATTGACCCTGTCCGGCAGGCGATTGCCGATTCATGGCCGGATTCGCTTGATGATACTGTGGCGCGGAAAGAATGGGGCTGGAAGCACAATTATGATTTGCCCACGATGGCAAAAGATATGCTCGATAAAATTGGAAAGAAAATTTAGGATAAGCAAGGAGATTTTATAGATGCCATACGAAAGATTTTCGCGGTATTTGCAGACACAAATAGATGAATTGAACGCCACCGGCACGGCCAAAGGCAAAGAACTGGTTGTTACCGAAGTAATCAAAGCCGACGGTAAACGCGGGCCTCGATTTAAACTGGACGGTTATGGCGACAAAGAATTTATCCGGATGAATTCCAATTCATACCTGGGACTGCAATTTCAGGATCATATGCTCAAGGCGGAAGAAGAAGGCGCTCAACAATACGGCGTTGGTCCCGGAGCCGTCAGGTTTATCAGCGGCACCTACAAGCCGCATATTGAATTGGAAAAGCGTCTGGCAAAATTCCACGGCCGCGATGACTGTATGCTCAACAGTTCAGCCTACACGACCGTTTTGGGCGTTATCTCGACTTTGGCCACTCCCGAAACTATAATTATCTCCGATGAGCTCAATCACAATTGCATAATCAATGCCATGAAACTGGCGCGTCCGAAAGGCAAAAAAATATTCAAACATCTCAATATGAATCAACTCGAGGAGCAAATTAAAGAATCGATCGGGCAATGTGAAAATATTATTCTCATTACCGACGGCGTATTCAGCATGCGTGGCGACTACGCCCCACTGGATAAGATTTGTGAAATCACAGAGAAATATAATAGCGAATTTTCAAAAGATATAATTCTGATTGTCGATGATTCGCACGGTGTCGGAGCCTATGGAGCGACGGGGAGAGGTACTGAGGAGATTTGCAATGCCAAAGGCGTGGACATATTAGTCGCGACGCTGGGAAAAGCATTTGGCGTCAATGGAGGATATATTGTCGCTAACGGAGCCATCGTGCCATACTTGCGAGAGAAAAATCCATTCTATATATACACCAATCCGATCACGCCTTCTGAAACAACAACGGCTATTCAGGCCCTGGCAACACTCGACAGCGATGATGGTAAAAAACTTTTGGCGCATCTCTCAGAGATGACCAAAAAATATGAGCAGGGGCTTTTGGATCTGGGTTTCGAAACGATTCCCAGTCCGCATCCGATTGTGCCGCTTTTGGTGCGTGATACCGAAAAGACAACAAGGCTGGTGCAATATCTGAGAGATAACGGCGTTTTGGGGACGGGTCTGAATTACCCGGTCGTCCCGAAAGGCGATGAAACAATTCGCTTCCAGGTCTGCGCCGATCATACGCCATACGATATTGATTGTGTTCTGGAAGTGCTGAAGAAGTTTGAGTGAATAGGATAAGGCTATTTAATCAACCGTCAGTTCACAATTTCGCTTTTCTCGAAATCAAGAATTGATGGAACCTTATGACACCTAATTACATGTGTAATCATGAATCACGCATCTCTGATTTCACGAGCAGAGCTTTTATTTCTGGTCTGCAAATAGACAAAATCGATTCAATTATTTCGAGAACCCACTTCCCCATGAATGGTGATAAATATATTTCATCTATGAGCTCAGAAATATCTACACGAACGTATCTTCCAATTGAACTGTCATATGGTGTTGCAACCCCTCCTTCCGAGCGAGGAAAGTGCAGGATGCATGCCCGAATTTCATTTTCGTAACGATAATATGTCTTTTTTGTCATCATGAGACTGAATCTATTTACGTCGCATTTTGGAATGGAATCTTGGTATTGTACCCTGCCAACGTATAAATCTTCTGGGTAAGGATCGTCACCCTTCTCTATGGCCGAAGTGAGCCTCGAAACGCTGCTCTTAATTGCCGCACCGGCTAATCTGTTTCCCACGTAGATTTTCCAGAGTGCGTAGGACTCGCTTTCCCCCGCAGACCATGAGTTGACAAGATTTAAATCGCGCAAAAGGTGTCCAGAATTGTAGATGTAACTGGCAATTCCTTCTTCAAGGTCTCGATCTTTGAAACCCTTTTTTGCCAGTCGGCGTCTTTCTTCTTCGATCGTCGACATCGGGAGCGATGCCTCATATTGGTCCGATAGATTTTTCATATTTATGAAAAACAACCGCTGATTCATTATGAGGTCCAGGAATTTTGTAATATCCAGGTATCTCCAAATGGTTAGGTTTCCGGGAGGCTGTTCAAGTAAATCACTTTTTTTGATTATCATCAAACTAATGTACCCTATATTGGTTGTTGTTTTCTTATGAATCTACAACTTCAAATTAAAACAAACCACTTTCGGTTCGGTCATTTCCTGAAGAGAGAATTTTAATCCTTCCCGGCCCAGACCGGAATATTTGACTCCGCCGAACGGCATCGAATCCAAACGATAATCGGTCGAGTCATTTATCATCACGCCGCCGCAATCGAGCTCATACGATGCTTTGAAAGCGATATCGATATTACTTGTAAATATCGCCGCCAGAAGACCGTAGGGGAGAGAATTAGCTTCGGCGATAGCTTTATCCAGATCATTGACACGATAAAAATTGACCGTCGGGCCGAATACTTCTTCACAATGAATCGTGATATCATCAGGCAGATTTTCAAGAACAGTCGGCTCGTATAATGCTCCTTTGCGTTTTCCACCGGTCAATAATGTCGCGCCTTTTTCGACGGCTTCATTAACCCATTTCTCGACCCGCACCGCTTCAGCTTCGGTTATCATCGGGCCCATGTCGGTTTCTTCTTTCATTTTGTCACCGATGATATATTTATTTGTCTGAGCAACGAATTTTTCTTTGAACTCATCATAAATATCATCATGTATCAAAATTCTTTGGACGCCAATACAGTTTTGACCTGCCGCCCAGAACGCTCCGGAAACGCATGATTCGACGGCCAGATCAATATCGGCGTCTTTCCAGACAATGACGGGTGAGTTGGAACCGAGCTCCATCCCGATCTTTTTTATTCCAGCCTTGGAAGCGATCTGTTTTCCCGCCTCAACGCCGCCGGTGAAAGAAATCATCCGCACCCGTTCGTCACTGACGAGGGCATCCCCGATCTCGGAACCGTATCCGGTGACGACCTGAATTGCCTGTGGCGGCAATCCGGCTTCGAGCATCGCTTCCACCAGTTTAATTGCCGACAGCGGCGTAACCGTGGCCGGTTTTATTATCACCGAATTGCCGGCCGCAATGGCCGGGCCGATTTTATGCGCGACCAGATTCAGGGGGTCATTGAACGGCGTAATCGCCAGAATGACGCCGATTGGAAAGCGATAATAATACCCTTTACGGTTTTCGCCTCCGGGAAATGAATCGAATGGAATCGTTTCACCAAGAATTCGTTTGGCTTCTTCGGCCGAGCAGGTAATTGTATTGACGCACCGGGACGCCTCTTTGCGGGCTTCTCGAATCGTTTTGGAACCTTCGCGCGCGATAGTCTCGGCGAAATCATCAAGTCTTTCCGAAATTATACTTGCCGTCTTAAATAGAATTTCGGCTCGCTCATATACCGTCATTCTCTTCGTGATTTCAAATCCGGCGACCGCGGATTTGAGTGCGGTTTCGACATCGTCGGCTGTTCCGGCCGGAACGGTATTAATTATTGAATTGTCAAAGGGATCGATTACATCAATCTTTTTATCTCTATCAACCCATTCGCCGTTCAATAACATCTTCATTTTTTCCCTCCCGCGTGAATTATATCAATCAGTGCGCTGTAACCGGTTTCGATTTTTCCCGCCCCGGGCCCGACGATTGTGACATCGCCTAATGTATCGGTCGTAATCGTAACAGCGTTGGTGACGCCCATAACTCCGGCCAGGGGATGTGTCATGTCGATTTTCTCAGGCGCCACGCTGGCCTGAACTTTTCCGTTCTCTTTCCAGACGCACCCGATTAATTTGTATCTTTTACCATTGTATTTGGCATTGGCAATATCCTGAAGAGAAATATTCGTAATTCCTTCGCAACGAAAATCCTGTGGCTTGACTTTGACGCCGAAAACGGTATTAGCCAGAATCGTAACTTTGGCCAGAGTATCCCAACCCAATACATCGGCGTCAGGAACAGCTTCGGCGTACCCAAGTTCCTGCGCGGTTTTAAGAGCGTCATTATAATCCATGCCCTCTTCCATCTGCGACAGAATGTAATTCGTGGTGCCATTTAAAATGCCCTTAATTTCGGTAATTTCGCTTCCGGCTAATGTTTCCCGAATCATATTTAAAAGAGGCGTACCGCTTATAACCGTACCTTCATAATAAAAGCCGACGTTTTTCTCTTTAGCCAACTGGTTCAATTCATGAAAGTATAAAGCTACCGGACCCTTATTCATTGTCGTAACATGCATGCGGTTTTCCAGAGCGGTGCGAATATGTGAAGTCGCCGGTTCGGCGATTTTTATATCGGTATAAGTAGCTTCGACCATCATATCCGCCCTGGCGTGTTTAATCATACTGAGGGTGTCGCCATCGAAACTGTCAGGTAATTCAGAAAATTTTTTGCCTTTATTGATCGTATCCAGAACAATTTGCAAGTCGATGCCATCTTCACAATAAATGTTTCCATGAATCATATCGGCAATACCAACTACGGATAAATCTTTGACAATTAATCTGGATAACATTTGTGATTTTTTGATTAGTAATTCGGCCAGGCCCTGCCCCACGGTGCCAAATCCAATAAGCAATAGCCGCAAGATGCCCTCCTTCCGCACTCGGTTGTCTGTTGTATTATTTGTCAATCCTTTTTCAAAGACCTCGGATAATCTATGACCGGTTGACTCCCCAAATATCCATTATTTTTTGGAAATTCTTTGCCCGAGTCCCCAACAAATGACTATAATAAAAAATAAAGAAAAATGAAAGACTATTTTTGTCAATTATTGTGGAAAAAGAAAAATACGCCGCTTGCCTTTTAACTTTATCTATTGTATTATACTTAACTTTGCGTATTTGAAGAATGAAACGGTTAAATAAGTGGGACTCAACTTTTGAATAGAGGTATGTAAATGGTTGGAATAGTTGGTTATGGCGCGCATATTCCTCGTCATCGCATCAAAGTGGAAGAGATCGCGAAAGTATGGGGAGCCGATGCGCCCAGTTATAAGAAAGGGCTGATGCTTCACGAAAAATCAGTACCGACTCCCGACGTCGATACGATTACGCTTTCGGTGGGAGCCGCCAAAAACGCCCTGAAAAGAGCCATGATCGATCCCAAAGATATTGGGGCTGTTTATGTCGGTTCCGAATCGCATCCTTACGCGGTTAAGCCGTCAGGTACGGTTGTAGCCGAAGCGATCGGATGCGTTCCGGATTGTCATTGCGCTGATTTTGAATTCGCCTGCAAAGCCGGTTCCGAAGCGATGTTTGTAACTTTAGGGCTCGTTAAATCGGGCTTTGTTAAATACGCCCTGGCCGTGGGAGGCGATACTTCTCAAGGCGCCCCTGGCGACGCCTTAGAGTATTCAGCCTCGGCCGGAGCGGCGGCGTTCATCATGGGCAAGAAAGACTTAATCGCCGAATGTGTTGCGACCTATTCATTTATGACCGATACTCCTGACTTCTGGCGAAGAGAGTATGAATTTTATCCTCAACACGGCGGACGCTTCACCGGTGAACCGGCTTATTTTAAAACCGTTACGGGTGCCGCCGATGGAATTTTGAAAAAAGTGAAAATGAAACCGAAAGATTTTGCCTATGTGATCTTTCATCAACCGAACGGAAAATTTCCTCAGAGGATTGGTAAAAGGCTCGGTTTTACGCCCAAACAGATAGAACCGGGTTGGTTGGCCCCGAGACTGGGCAATACTTATTCCGGAGCCTCTCCGATAGGTTTAACCTCGACTCTCGATATTTCTAAACCGGGTGATATGATCCTGATGATTTCTTACGGCTCGGGAGCCGGTTCGGATGCTTTTGTCTGGAGAGTTACCGACCGCATAAATGAGGTTCGCGACCTGGCCGTTCACACGACCACTTTGCTGGATCAAAATAAAACTTACGTCGATTACGGTACTTACGCCAAATACCGGCACAAAATCCTGAAGAATAATTAGGAGGGAATTAAGATGAGAGATGTTGCTGTTGTCGGTATAGGAATCATGAAATGGGGTGAGCTCTGGGAAAAATCGTTCCGCGATATATTCACCGAAGCCGCTCTGAATGCCATGGATGATGCCGGTGTCGATAAAATAGATTCATTGATTGTGGGATGTATGACCGGCGGTTTGTTTGTCGGTCAGGAGCATGTCGGCGCGATTATGGCTGATTACATTGGCCAGCGTCATATTCCGGCGGCGCACGTGGAATCAGCCTGCGCTTCCGGCGGATTGGCGTTTCGCCAGGCTTTTATAGAAGTTGCTTCAGGCATATCCGATGTCGTGATGGCAGGCGGTGTCGAAAAAATGACCGACATTTCCGGCGACGGGGCGACTTACGCACTGGCTGCGGCCGCCGATCAGGAATATGAAGTATTTCACGGGGTAACTTTTCCGGGCTTATATGCCATGATGGCCCGCGTCTATATGAAAAAGTATAAAGTGACTCGTCGCCAGCTTTCGGCGGTGCCTTATAAATCGCATCTGAATGGTTCCAAGAATCCTTATGCTCAGTATCCATTCCCAATCAAACTTGAGGATGTGGAAAACGGTGTCAAGGTTGCCGATCCTTTGCATATTCTGGACTGCTCTCCGATAACTGACGGCGCCGCGGCTTGCATTTTGACCACGGTTGAAAGCGCAAAGAAAATGAAAAAGCCGTATATACGGATTACTGGTTCGGCAATGGCGACCGATACGATTGCTTTGCATCAGCGCGAAAGCCTGACGACTCTAAAATCGACTGAACTGGCCGGTAAGAGAGGTCTCAAAATGGCCGGACGCAAAATCAGCGAAATCGATTTAGTTGAGGTTCATGATTGTTTTTCGATCGCTGAAATTATCGTAACCGAATCGCTTGGATTTTTCAAACCGGGTCAAGGCGCAACGGCGGCCGCCTCGGGCGCGACGGCATTGGATGGAAAAATTCCGGTCAATACTTCCGGCGGTTTGAAATCTAAAGGACATCCGGTTGGTGCGACCGGTATCGGTCAGGTGGTCGAGGTCGTCAAGCAGCTTCGCGGCGAAGCCGAAAACGGCAGACAGATAAAGAGCAATCCCAAAGTCGGGATGACTCAAAACATGGGCGGCTCCGGCGCTTCCGCGGTGGTGCATATCCTGGAGGTGGCGTGATGTTTCCATCAAGAATCTGGAGAGAAATGCCTCAGCGTTACCGCCTCGAGGCCTCAATTTGTAAAAAATGCGGCAAGCGGTTTTATCCGCCGCGTTTGATTTGCGACCAATGCGGATTCCGTAAATTTGAGTCGTATAATTTACCGGAAGAAGGAAAACTGCAAACATTCACGGTCATTCGTATTCCGGCCTCACAATTTTCCGACCAATCACCGTATGCCATTGGGATTGTCAAATTTGACGATAGTCTGCAATTGATGGCGCAAATTGTTGACTGTGACGTGGATAAACTCAAAATCGGCCAAAAGGTCAGGCTTGAATTCAGGCGGATTCAAACCGATAAATCGCATGGCGTTTTGAGTTATGCTTATAAACTCGTGCCCAAGTGGTATTAGGAAAATATAGGGCTTCTTCGTGAAGCCTTTTTTATATATATTTATTTCAGCGGGGGTGCAATACAAAAACTATGCCTATAAATTGACAGGACAATATGTTTAGAATCGAATCGAAAATTAGTACGGGTTCGTCGGCCTTTAAGGAAAACGACAAATTAAACCGGGAAGCCGCTCGTCTATACAAACGGCGAATTGAAGAAATTAAATTGGGCGGTCCGGAAAAAGCCCGAAAGCTTCACACCGATCGCGGTAAGATTCTTCCCCGTGAACGGGTTGAAAAACTGCTCGACAAGAACACTCCGTTTCTTGAATTGTCGCCTCTGGCCGCTTACGACATGTATAAGGGCAAAGCCCCCGGCGCGGGCGTTATTACCGGTATCGGAATTATCCAGGGCCGGGAGGTGATGATTGTCGCCAATGACGCGACGGTTAAAGGCGGAACTTATTTTCCGGAAACAATCAAAAAACATATTCGAGCTCAGGATATTTCACTCGAAAATAATCTACCATGCGTTTACCTGGTTGATTCCGGTGGTATTTTCCTCCCGCAGCAGGCGGGTGTATTCGCCGATAAAGAACACTTTGGTCATATCTTTTTCAATCAGGCCAAATTGTCGGCCAACCGCATTCCCCAAATCGCCGTTGTCATGGGTTCTTGCACGGCCGGGGGAGCTTACGTGCCGGCCATGTCGGATGAAACCGTTATCGTTCGCAAGCAAGGAACGATTTTTATCGGCGGGCCGCCTTTGGTGAAGGCCGCCACCGGCGAAGTTGTCTCACCTGAGGATTTGGGCGGCGCGGATGTTCATTGCCGAATTTCAGGAGTGGCCGATCATTATGCCCAGAATGACGCTCATGCGATTTCCCTGACCCGCAATATTGTTGAAAATCTCGAACGAACTCAAAAATATCCGCTTGATATATCCGAACCGGAAGAACCGCATTATGATCCTGAAGAACTTTACGGAGTTGTACCTAATGATCTGCGTCAACCGTATGATGTCCGGGAAGTCATCGCCCGTATCGTTGACGGCTCGCGATTTCATGAATTCAAGCAACTATACGCGCCGACTCTCATTACCGGCTTTGCGCGCATCATGGGTTACCCGGTCGGGATACTCGGCAATAACGGCGTTATCTTTGGCGAATCTTCACAGAAGGGCGCCCATTTTGTCGAACTCTGCTGCGTGCGTAAAATCCCGTTGATATTCCTGCAAAATATCACCGGTTTTATCGTCGGAAAGCAATATGAGCACAGCGGCATCGCCCGCGACGGAGCCAAAATGGTTCATGCCGTCGCCAACGCGCAGGTTC is a window from the Candidatus Zixiibacteriota bacterium genome containing:
- a CDS encoding carboxyl transferase domain-containing protein; this translates as MFRIESKISTGSSAFKENDKLNREAARLYKRRIEEIKLGGPEKARKLHTDRGKILPRERVEKLLDKNTPFLELSPLAAYDMYKGKAPGAGVITGIGIIQGREVMIVANDATVKGGTYFPETIKKHIRAQDISLENNLPCVYLVDSGGIFLPQQAGVFADKEHFGHIFFNQAKLSANRIPQIAVVMGSCTAGGAYVPAMSDETVIVRKQGTIFIGGPPLVKAATGEVVSPEDLGGADVHCRISGVADHYAQNDAHAISLTRNIVENLERTQKYPLDISEPEEPHYDPEELYGVVPNDLRQPYDVREVIARIVDGSRFHEFKQLYAPTLITGFARIMGYPVGILGNNGVIFGESSQKGAHFVELCCVRKIPLIFLQNITGFIVGKQYEHSGIARDGAKMVHAVANAQVPKFTVVIGASHGAGNYAMCGRGYEPRLMWIWPMGKISVMGGEQAAGVLADVKVAQMARQDKTLTEEEINAIKQPILDQYEDESSPYYATARLWDDGILDMTETRQALALGIAMSLNQHIPDHKFGVFRM